The genomic interval AAGAAGAACCTCCGGAACTCAGCCTTCATTTCACTCCACATTTCACTCCACATTCCGCTCCACATTCCGCTTTATTccatatataataaattcactaagtgcactatgtagggtatGCAATAATAGCGTATACACACCTTATATAGTGCACTTCACATCATATAGAGAACCATTTGGAATTCAATCTGTGGTTGAGTTACATTCACTATACTGCAGTATTGTATCAActcgtttatttttattttatttgtttatttatttatttagaaagatagagggagtgtgagagaatTATATATTTAAGATTCAGCAGAAAAAGTATAAATCTCTTGATAATAACATGGATATGTCATCTGATGAAGCCGACGACTGGTTTATGGAGTCATTAACCCTGTAAGTCatcaagattatttttttttcccaaactttgcataaattagtaaaataaccATGAAGTTAGCATCAGGTGTCTTGAGTTAAACACGATGCTTGAAAACGTACAGAATTATTTTGATATTAACCTAATGAGATTCCTGGGGCTTGTAAAGATGAGCCAGAGAGATTGTTTCAGAGCACTGGATTGATGAGTGCACCTCTGATGTTGTCATTATGTCTGTTGTGTCTCTTGCAGCTATAAAGACCTGCATGAATTTCAGCTCGAGCAtccaacaaaaacaattgagTGGACTGGAGAAAAAAGTAAAGTATTGCCGGTTATGTAAagttacagtcccctccactaatattggcacccttggtaaatatgagcaaagaagactgtgaaaaattgtctttattgttagaCTCCGActagactcagagctgttatctcagCACAAAGGGAGATagtacaaagtactgactaaagggtgccaataattgttgcacacctatattcaacaaagtttgttttttttttttggaaaaacccgtgtgatatccatgagagcagagtattgttgtgatttttttttttttcagcaaaagatcaaaatgttaaacaataaagacaatttgtcacagccttctttgctcatatttaccaagggtgccaatattagtggagggcactgtagtttAATAGACTAGAGTCACTATTCTCTCGATTCCAGTACCTGGAATCTAAAACCACTATTCTCTcgatttccactacaaatgccataaaccatcagctaaccattaaaaccaatccagttcccattataaccattaaaacctttacaaattctatgaggatttctgttgttgttttttctttacagcatCGTTTTAGCATTAACAGTAAAATATTTGTAATCCTGATCATATCCAGTTTGTACATAAATTTCATATGGAATAAtttcacataataataataaggaataaaaatagtggtaaaacactttataacatgcttttataggaaacaAACAGTGTTTGCGTGTTCTGATGAAGCGGAGTTGCTGTTACTACCCCAAAGATGATTATTGTCCTGCGTGAACAACATAGAGCAGAATGTtctattttattcctttatacTACATTTattcttatactacagcaattgctcaaagattaaatgtttttatttaatgaacgGCATACATGTCAATTGTCTcttaacagaaaacttcaccatatcgagAATTGCACGCTTTATTTAGTCAGTTATGTGGAGTATCCaacatacaaatccctgtgtaaagtgttactatagaaacaagaaCATATTAGAGCTAGAACATTAATATTTGTAGTACAGCTGCGGTACTTCTAACATTTTCTGAGCAGTCAGATTTGCATattcaacagtgttgtggtataagagagaACTAAGCATACACTATATATGTTTGGTGGAGGAGTGTTGGAATGAACTTGCATGGATGCTTTTTCTGTTGCAGGTATATGTGTTGCAGACTATTCATCAGGGAAGAATGAAATTTTAGAGCTACTGTTGCCTTTGAAGTTGTATGCAATGGGGAATCAGGTGAGTCAATAACTGGACAAATTTCTATGTCCACTACCTCCGTTATTAAAACTACAAACCCAATACCATGGCTCAACCCAGCATAATTTTCTTCTTAAATGTGAAAAGGGCCTCTGTCCAGAGCGGGACTTTAAAGTGCAGCATGGCGGATTCAGTGATGAGCCAGTTGAGTGCCTGAGACACATCTTTGGTAAACGGTAGGCTTACAGCATAGCTTGTTCACCTTTAAATAGAATCTTGCTAATGCCTTAtcatttaaactttttaaactgATATACTAATACATTTTGCTGGAATAGTGGGCAGACAATACAGAGGGTTGTGCAGAAATTTTGTAGATCAGGACCGGAATTTCACATTGATGCATACTGTATAACACAACAGAAAACTAGAACTTTTTATGCTTCCATTACCAAGTCCGTCCgtgtatccatccatcatcGTAGTTAGCGCAATAtctcaagaaaaaaagaatgaatgttTGTTGGATTTACACAGAaatatcattgtaaccagcagatgaactgattagattttggaattgatccaaacaatGTCAAGATATCTCCGATGACACTGTTGGTGTCGAGTTCTGCTtgtttttattcagtgtttCCAGGGGCAGAGTTGTAGGGTTAGAGATAcagatattataaatataaacaataaacaggtACAGTTACAGATCATGTCATTACATTACACCCCTAGAGTTAACTATATTTAAGGATGGCACAGAAAATCTTAAGGCACAtcacttttgtttttctgtgggaaaaagagaaaaaggccAAATATTAAACAGGTCTATAGTGAAGTATTAAAtctaaaacattacaaatgttGTGAATGACAATGAAAAGTAGTGATTAAAACgctttttttttagctttacgTTTTTTGGAAGTAGAGCAACAGGGAAAATGTCAGCCTTCTGGACATTAGGCAACTGATCTGTAAaagaattatataaaaatgttatgtcCCCCATCCCACTGCTAGTATATAAAAATGCACAAATCACCTGAATAGTGATATAATTATGATTGTACCTATCCCTATTATAATCAGAAATAAGCATCACCGTTTAACtgtgatcttttatttacagATGTGTGGTGACTAGCGGGCGCCATAATTCCAATCTTCAGGTTTGGGACATTGGAGAAGATAATAGTGGTATCTATTCAGATTATTTCAGCACTTTATTTGgcgttaaaaaatatatacagtgtgtgtgtgtgtgtgtgtgtgtgtgtgtgtgtgtgtgtgtgtatgtatgtatgtatatatagtagtgTAGTCCACTTTTAGAATCTTCAgaattggcacccttggtaaagatgactgtttttattataGAGGCTAGTTAAATTGAATGTTAAATTCAGCTAATTAACTACAAAATCTTTTagataaccttttttttaaaaaaaaaattgtcatcacCAATGGTGCCAATAAATCTGGAGCCAACTGTATTTTTGGCAGATCATGCTTAAACTTTGTTACCTTTGGCATCCAGATATTATCAAGAGGACAGGAGTTATAAACTGCAGTCACACATCAGCCACGGGCAGAAAACTTGCTTCTGGTTTCACCGAGGATCCGTCTGTTCTTCACGGCTCTACAATATGTGACGTTCAGCAGACTGATGTAGCCTCAGGGAGAATGCTTTATGCAGTAGGTAATGATGAAGTGTgtcttctgttttatttttctttcactttctgtcTAAACCAGTGGTCGTCAACAGGCAGACCAAAGTCTGGATGGAGACCCAGCAAAGTATATCAGCGGGCTGAACCAAGCACttactaaataaaatataataccaCAGCAGAGCCAATAAACCTATAAAAATGGCTTAATTTCAGCAAGTCCAGTTTTCTAAATATGAACCAGCTTGGGTTCTGTATCAGCTTATCCAAGCACATGCATTTATGTGAATTAtctagctgaaggcagctcactAGACCAGAGACTAACTATAGGTCTAGAGACATAAGGTCAGAAAGGGGAGagttttcagaaatgttttgacCTTTGTGGTCTGATTAGTGAACTGATGATAGAAAAAagtgaggaaaataaaatgattaaagacAAATGGACAGAAGTTTGTGTTTATtccccacatcaaattcaaatgAGAGGTCACATCTGTTCAAAAAGTGTCAAAAGTGGTAACATTGAGCATCACTACCAAACAACCAATCATTTCAATTGTTTAATTTACAGCCAATATCATTCATTAATTGTTTAAGCATCAAAAGGTAACTTTTGCCACTATTCACTCATAATAGTTGCATATCCATATCATTGTAAGCATTGAATTTTATGCAAGTGCACCTTTTACAAATTTTGTTCTGAACTGAAATTCTATTTTGTTGTTCATAGAAACAGACTCATTGGATGTAGTGAGTGGTCTGCAGTTTCTGAATGCCAATACATTTGCCATCTGCGCAACTAATGGCACTCTGTATGTTGGAGACTCAAGAGATCCAAAGATCAATCATTATGCTCTCTCGGAGAGTACGACTGGCTCACATTGGGCTTTTGGATTGAGGACACAGTGTGACCCTGCCATGTGTACTGTAGCAAGACTTTCCTCCTCTGGTCAGGTAATCGTGTCTGATCTCCGAAATCCGAGCACTCCAATCAGACAAGCTCGGCTTAATCTGCAGCAAAATGATCCCAGCAATGAGTTTCTGACGGTCACATGGGCTCCTGCTCTGGATAACCATCTCGCTGTGTCAGGTACGTTATATTCTTTTATCTTCTCTTTTAACTTGAGgtctttattttgaaaaaatggcCTGATCTTGTTCATGGACTGAACTTGTCTTAATTTGAAGGATTTGATGGATCAGTGCACATCTTTGACACAAGAAGCTGGAGCACCGATTTACAGATGCCTCAGCCCATTTTTGTGCATCGAGGTCATGACTTATGTGAAGAAAAGGCTGATGCCAGTCTTGTGGTCACTACTCATGTGTGGCATCCATGGCGACCAAGAACCTTGCTATCTGCCGCTTCAGATGGATCTATACATGTTTGGGATTGGGTAGATAAAGATAATGAGAGTATAGAAAAATTACAAAAGATaatttgatcctttttttttatttaaaggcaAGTGTTTTTTCAAGTAATAGTTGAAAtctgtttaattaaaacatttctgtaataatttttttattgcataagatgaaaaagaaatatgtatttAGCATATCATTGGCACTGATGAATAACAGtaaaaaattaattcaataattaaaaatcttgCTGTTTTGCCAAACTTTTTCCTGACAACCAGCAGAAGGAAATACAGAGGGCCAGTCAAACTGAAGCCTTTAAGATTCTGAGGCTTGTGGCCAGAGAAGTGTACAAATGATATCAGATGCATCATGGCCTTTGGGTGGAATGTCCGATGCTGAGACTAGGAAGGGGACTCTGGACATTTATACACTTTGTCAGTTTTCCTAGGCCTCTGTCTGACACATACTAGCTccaatacaacaaaaaaaaggataaatgaatttcacatttgttttgttgttgttttttgcagttgacaatataaatataaagctgcaggttacaatataaacacagaTGTCCTGTATTTAAGTATTATTAATGTGGACATGGCCAGAGTGTAACTATAGCTAACATTAGGACATTTGCAAAGTTTTCCATCTCAACAAACCCTGTCACCTCtgtcttgctcattagggatctagatCTACATTTGAATTTCTGTAAAGCCTCTTTGTGACCATAATTGTTGTTAAAAGCATTATACAAATAGAATTAAAATGAACTGTGATAGGAATTTATTCTGATTTAGGTGTATACagttgtgtgaaaaaataagtacaccccatggaaactgttggcttttttgacacatttggacaaacaaacatttgatcatatttgaaaaggtgcctattaatgaagttgatatacttaataataaaaccacaaggaaaattcactttattgatcatttattcaacagaaatatcaatgtgatattcttctgtggaaaaagtaagtacaaccgtggcctcagaagctagtattgccccctttagcagaactTCTTGTATGTgctttgcataattgtccaccaggcttgctgcaATATTcttgcaatattctttcagttccaagatgtttgagggttttcttgcatgtactgcccgttttaTTCCAAAAGACCTGGTCTTTGCTTATATGCTCATTGTCacactgtagtcttgcaaaggctttttcctggcacttCTCCCATGCAGATCAAATTTgagcaatctctttctgattgtacaagcttgcactttgacaccaacagttgccagccttactagcagatcctgtgttGAAATTCTGGGGTTCCTGGAGACTTCTTTTGGCATCAGACGGACTGCTCTTcggctgaatttgctggaacaGTCAGTCCTGGataaattggcagttgtttgaaatctgcaacACTtgaagatgattttccttacagtggaatgatgtatttcaaataatttggagatctttttaaatcccttgccataCTCAATCatcaacaaccttttttctgaagaccttacagaactctttagatcttggcatgatgacaccacacacctcaatatcaaagggaacaccagacactagatatgagaggggtataaataagaccagttccacctgcactccctacgCAGGTTCTAGTTATCACCCAATCTTAAACACctcattctaattttatggttttgaatgtgtgataaatgtagggatgtacttactttttccatgtgactgatctgttttttgttcatttaaattgtgaaaattactacaaaatatcaattttatgtgtcatttgatagtgtatcaactttatcaatgggcactgtttcaaagaggatcaaatgtttgcttgttcaaatatatatcatttccataaggtgtacttattttttcacatgactgtatttgaTTTTTCATAAGATTATTAATAACCATGTAAACCTAGCTACTGATTGTTCATGATATCACAGAGAGAAAACTCCACAAAGGCTATTTCTTCAAGTTCACTCTTCTTCCCACATTCCATGAGGCAAGCAAAGGAATCGGACTCCTCGTATTGAGTCAGATCTGAGTATCCACTGGGGCCGTGATGGATGATCCATGGTTTGCTCCAACCCGAGCCACTAAAAGGGGATTTATTCAAATACACCCCAAGAGCCCTTCTCTTCATTCTGTCAGTTGGATGGGAATAAAGGAGCCAAGTCTTTGTATTTGGTGTTAAACAGTTCTCTTTTTCCTCAGGTGCAACAAAGCTCACCACACTACCTTGGCAACCATGACAGGGCTCTACTAGCTTCTGTGCAAAATGAGGTCTATCAAAAGCTGCGCCACTGCTCTCGCTCAAAGCCTCGACTCTGTGACTTTTAGTGCTTCGTGCGTTACAGTATAGCGCACTCGACCCCTGGTCTACAATTTCTGCCATCTCACACTCGCCAGACTCAGTACTTACTCTTTCTCCAAAGCACCACGTGGTCCCACAATCATCACTATAGAACGCAAAAGCATGAGATGTTACACATAGTGGAAAATGAAAGGGAAAACATCGACAATGAATATAATAGACATAAGCAGGAATGATGAGTCTGCCACTCTTCATCTGAATGCCATGCCCAGGTCCAACAGCAAATGTGGCCCAGTTACAAATCTCATGTCCAATCACAATTTTTGTCAAGTCTGTTGAGCTGCTCCAAGTTTGTCCACTGTCTTTGCTAGTGACATAACACAGCCGAGCCTTGTTCTTACCAGTAAAAATCTGCCAATGCTCAGTAGTCTTACCCAACACACAGcaaaagaacagaaagagagTCTTAGATTCTTTCTCATAGACTGGACATGGGTTCATGGTGCGATGTCCTGGCAAGCAAGCTGTGCTAAGCTCCTGAACAGGTGACCACTGAAAAGAAACATTTGTATATCTATGACATATGAAAGTAGAAAGTTAAAGTAAAACTATCAGTATTTGCACTAGCATCACCTGAATGGACCCATTCTGTCGTGTTCCCCTCCTCATGACCAGGAGAGTGGCGTCATAATCACATGGTGATGTTCTTTTCTCAGCAAAAGCAAGAAAGGTTTGGCTGTCATCAATGTAGATTAGAACTGGGATTCTGTATGTTATACCActtatttcttttctgaacAAGGTTGTTTTTGGTGGTTCTCCTTGGAGTACTTGGGAATAGCTTCTCAATGTCCTGTTTTCCATTTCTCCTGGAAACAGAAATTAATCAAATGTTATAACTTTTCCATTATTGAACCATCTTGTGTTTAAACTCACGAATACATACTGTGGTAAAATGATCAATATACTGATTATATATACCCTACGCTTTGTATGGTTAATTGTTTTTTGGTAAAAGGGTTATGTCCCAGCACTTCAGTTTAAGCCCTAAAAACATAATATAGAAAACAATTAACAACTATCTTTCAGTAATCGCTTCTCCTGGTCAAAGTCATAATAAAGCTcgttatacctgacacctacatgaacactttacagttggttgtctgactgtacatcattccctgcaaatgctattgagctttaaattatggtgtattttgtgtatgagcccatgcagtaataaaatacatggccattttttatatatgatttaatagtttattttaataaatatcgcAAATGTAGAAAGTGTGctttatagctgacacctagatgaacactttacggTTGGTTGTATGACTggaagtcattcccttcaaatgctattgaagttagaacaTGTATATGAGATCAGAATCGCTcaacatcttcaaaaaacagctaaagacccacctgtTCCGTGAACGCCTCaccaactcattaaaaaaaaaaattgcacttacatctctactctgtgcactttgcttcttctagaacttaattaatggatcttgtatggtagcactacttgtattgttctctgcttgatatatcgctttgcttgtgttttctcatttgtaagtcgctttggataaaagcgtctgataaataaataaatataaatgtaaatgtatatcaatgtcgtatgtaactttagagacggtcccttaatttccgcatatctgcgaatatcgaacgtccaacgtcaagcgAACTTTATTCCAATGGAGCACATTCCGGTGACACAGGACACAGTGCAGGAATACACACTGCATGGGACACAAATCCATCGGGgccaccatgtacacacacacagtgacacactcattcacacttaggggcaTTCTCATCAGTACTGTGAATTGCTGTGCGttagttatgttatgttatgttatttatttatttaaatggtcaTTATGTAAAACGTTACATTGCTTTAGTTGTGTAGGAGCTCACGGACGCTCGTTTTCCGTTTTCTGAAGTGTCTAAaagtatctaaaaaaaaaaaattacgtgcGGTTAATAACTGGTTTCAGGAAGAGCGACTGGTTTAACCGCAGTTAATGTTTCTGCAGTCCTCTCTGAGGGTTACACGTCTGGTTCCCTTAAATAGCACGAAACTCGCCATgttcttaaaaataataataataaaaaaaaaactttatccaGCGCAATACGTGAAGAAACAATTAACTTCCGGGTCATAGCCAACCGGGGAAAAAATTAACTGTTAAAATGTAACCTGACATTTtctaatttcttatttttaacttGAGCATGAgactgaaagaatggaacacaaattgttattcattttttcGTTTTTGGTTTGTAAacgtaaataataaaataacaagccatttttttttcattttcagataTTTGGTTGTTAATTGGATATGAAAAGAACGGATGATACACGGATTCTTTACCTTGTTGTGGATTTTGGTTCCGTTTTTAGAGCGGCTGCATTTTCATGGTCCTCTggatagagtggtgcagggttgacgtcattttgtacctgaacccggaagttagcatcacactggttcccttgACAGAAActccaataggattttcccataaaCCTGTTATGTTAATGTTGGAATGCAATTTTTTTGaatcccataggcttttggattatcgcaaatatatatatatattatttttttaagaataagaaattattttcatgtttatttgtcATGTGCTCAAAGTGTCATGTGCATTGGAATGCATGTTGTGAGGCATAGGTACGCTACAGCTGTgccatacaaaaaaaatatatacatcagaagggaaagggggggggggggttgataaatattaatatggcATGCTCTCTTACTTTAGCTCATGAGTTTATAGGAGTTCTCGCTCTCTATTGAGAATACGGTGACCTTTTTCTTGTCTACTCGACTACCCATATCATACGAATGTTCTCTCCTAGTTTTTCTTATCTTGCAAAAACATACTGGAACACTGGAATATGTGGAGTCACAGTCTGCACTGTGAACACGAACATGAACAAGAGTgcaaaatataataaactaaATAGTTATAAATTAATGAACAGTCCTCTATAGACATCggagagtttaaaaaaaaggcagatcAAATGTTAAAGTTTTATATCAAAATTAAATGTAGtagtatgtgtagtgtgtaataaaTATGATCAGTATATCAATATATTGCACATAGACAGGACAGGACATGTTTATTGCACATTTCTACGTATGTACCTGTGAGAGAGTAATTCATAACGAACGAGTAACAAGTAAATAATTCTCTTTAACGTAGTTATGGATTCGGTTCTGTTTTCGCCTCGGTTTAACTTTCAAATTGACTCGTGGTTAGAGTTTCAGCTAAAAGTCCATTGTAGTACATTTTTCCATCAGAGCAATGCGTTCTCACTTAAACTGAGTGCGGAAATCATTGCCCGAttgcagtatgggaaatgtagtcatcTAAAGAAAACGGCCTCATTTCTTTGAACTAGAATAACGATTTTTCGAAAAAGAATAATAGGAATATTTTAGTATCGATGGCATGTTTATGAAATGTTATATTAAACTGGAAATTGTTATGACTTCTTTTTTACACTTCTTGCAGCAACTGTGTAATATACTACAACTCCCAGACATTTTTCATGTTTGTCGCTAGGAGACTAGTCTACAACAACCTGCCTCATTGCTGGTAATGTACATTATATATGCTAGTGGATTATTTGTTTGCAGTATGTACTGTTTGTTAGTGGTTGATGTTAGAGTAACTCTTTTAATAGTTTTTTCCCTCGCAAATACCAAGTATTTAGACTAAAAATGGCTGGTTCTGGAGTTTACAAACTGGACAACGGAGAAAGTTTTCCTACGAATTGTTTCCCGATAAGGTCATTTCATCAGAGTAAAGAAGGTATAAGCATAGACACTATTCTATTGTATTATGCCAtttcatacaaatataaatactatAACTGCAAGTGTAAGAATATGGACCCTAATTATATCTCACAATGTTTGCAGGATTGCTTGGTATGAGATGTCATTGGCTTATTCCTTCATAATACTGAAGGGATTGGGATTGGGGGGGAGGAGGAATATGTGGTTGgtcagatttaagaaaaaaatattacgtatactttacataaaaatattacgtttatCATCTAAACGTGAACTGATTACTCATACTAATTTTTaacaattaatttaaatacatttataattagGGCTTGATTATGTAGAGTGAGCATGAGCAAttcaaatacagtataaaataaacaacttctaTAATGAAGATTATTAGTTTAAAATCCATGATCAAGTCATGTTGGATGTACGAAAACAAGCGGTTCCTAAATTCTGGTCCATTCCAAGAAAAGGGTTTTCTTCTTTAAACAGGACTAGGCATTGTTAACTTAAGACCTGATATGGAATTATCAGTTAGGATTGGGTAAGGGGATGGGAGGGTTAAGACATATAAAGTCCAGTAATAGAATATAGttttatcagaatagaaaataatatatCAAAACGTATTTcttataaaaaataagaaatcgTTGATCATTGCACAACAAACTAACTATTGACTTATTTAAAATCGTTAATATAATtgtaatgaatataatataatgaataGAATTTCTATCAATAATGCAGAAAACTTGAACTGTTAGTGAATTGTATGGAAATACCctgaagaaaaatattataGATTTAATTACTGTGACTATCAccaaaagattttaaacaaagaaatgtGTGGGTGGGGcaaacaatgatgatcagtgataaGTCATAGGGAACAATGGTGAACAGTGATTGTACATTAGGAACAATGCTgaacagtgattggtcattgggaacaatgctgAATattgattggtcattgggaactaTGGTGAACAGTGATTGgacattgggaacaatggtgaacagtgattggacattgggaacaatggtgaacAGTGATTGGACATTGGGAACAATGCTGAACAGTGATTGGACATTGGTAACAATGCTGAACAGTGATTGgacattgggaacaatggtgaacagtgattggacattgggaacaatggtgaacAGTGATTGGACATTGGGGACAATGGTGAACAGTGATTGGACATTGGGAacaaaaattcataaaaatgcaaCTCAGTCAGGCTTTACACACTACAGCAGGTTGTGAGTCGAATGAACCTACTTTCTCAACTTGTATAACCAGCAACCGTTGGAGAAGGTCTGTCACTAGGTTTGGTATTAGGCtcttttttgaaataaaattgcTAAAGGGGCCTAAAAGTCACCAACTCTATTGACAGAGATTAATTTAGCATCACTGTTTGCTACCTATATGGCCAAGTCCCTTGTTCAGAAGATATTAATGTTTTCTCTTTAAAGGAGCAGGGCACTGGTTAATTGCCCACAGAGGGAGTGTGGAGGACCGATACAAGTTCCTAAAGCAACCAACTTCAGTACAACACTTTTGCACTGGACTATCGGGTCAGTCTGAATGTGAAAGACGTAAGCAAAGGACATTAAAACGTTCTGGAAACACTTTAAATGGACAGATTTTGGTGAGAATGACTGCACTCCACATTATCAGGTCCACTTATCATCCAGGTCACTTAGTAGGAGTACTGACTGTATGTGATGTGTACTAGATTAAAATGGCTAATGATTGTACAAGCTATTGTTTCTATTGCATAGTCTATTCACTGCTTAAAATTTGAACTGAACTTGAAGTGTATTTCTCTTATTCTTCTCTAGATGGCGCTGCACTGTGTGGACAGACCGACTGATCTCTGCTCTGTGGACATAAGTGAAAGAAAGCTGGACTCGGTAGGACTTGTCATTCACTGCATCTCTTTGgctttcacatacacactgttgTGACTcgctgtttctttctttataacAAGCCTCATTATGAGGAAtatttttattcctctgatCTGATTCATCTTTGTTTGGACAGGTTACACTAGAAGGTTTGGAGGAATTTGACTGTGTTGCTTATATTAATGCGTCGGACAACTATTTAACCCTAGGTAATATGCTTTCGCTTTTCATATCATGAGGATTGTtacattttaatcacattttacactattatcacaatattgtacgtaaggaataaaacatttgggggCAAGCcattgtaggaaaataatcaaaaacagacTAGAGTGATGAGGCCAAACATTACTGTCCTATTACAGCacgtcctgaaatgttttattcatcttatacaaAAGCAATTTGCTAACAATTACAATGGTTTATTAATTAGAAAAGTGGCACATcattctttttattcatttatagttacaaccc from Ictalurus furcatus strain D&B chromosome 18, Billie_1.0, whole genome shotgun sequence carries:
- the wdr73 gene encoding WD repeat-containing protein 73, with the protein product MDMSSDEADDWFMESLTLYKDLHEFQLEHPTKTIEWTGEKSICVADYSSGKNEILELLLPLKLYAMGNQGLCPERDFKVQHGGFSDEPVECLRHIFGKRCVVTSGRHNSNLQVWDIGEDNSDIIKRTGVINCSHTSATGRKLASGFTEDPSVLHGSTICDVQQTDVASGRMLYAVETDSLDVVSGLQFLNANTFAICATNGTLYVGDSRDPKINHYALSESTTGSHWAFGLRTQCDPAMCTVARLSSSGQVIVSDLRNPSTPIRQARLNLQQNDPSNEFLTVTWAPALDNHLAVSGFDGSVHIFDTRSWSTDLQMPQPIFVHRGHDLCEEKADASLVVTTHVWHPWRPRTLLSAASDGSIHVWDWVDKDNESIEKLQKII
- the LOC128622422 gene encoding sialidase-3-like isoform X2, which encodes MENRTLRSYSQVLQGEPPKTTLFRKEISGITYRIPVLIYIDDSQTFLAFAEKRTSPCDYDATLLVMRRGTRQNGSIQWSPVQELSTACLPGHRTMNPCPVYEKESKTLFLFFCCVLGKTTEHWQIFTVMIVGPRGALEKESI
- the LOC128622422 gene encoding sialidase-3-like isoform X3 → MENRTLRSYSQVLQGEPPKTTLFRKEISGITYRIPVLIYIDDSQTFLAFAEKRTSPCDYDATLLVMRRGTRQNGSIQWSPVQELSTACLPGHRTMNPCPVYEKESKTLFLFFCCVLVMIVGPRGALEKESI
- the LOC128622422 gene encoding sialidase-4-like isoform X1, with amino-acid sequence MENRTLRSYSQVLQGEPPKTTLFRKEISGITYRIPVLIYIDDSQTFLAFAEKRTSPCDYDATLLVMRRGTRQNGSIQWSPVQELSTACLPGHRTMNPCPVYEKESKTLFLFFCCVLGKTTEHWQIFTGKNKARLCYVTSKDSGQTWSSSTDLTKIVIGHEICNWATFAVGPGHGIQMKSGRLIIPAYVYYIHCRCFPFHFPLCVTSHAFAFYSDDCGTTWCFGERVSTESGECEMAEIVDQGSSALYCNARSTKSHRVEALSESSGAAFDRPHFAQKLVEPCHGCQGSVVSFVAPEEKENCLTPNTKTWLLYSHPTDRMKRRALGVYLNKSPFSGSGWSKPWIIHHGPSGYSDLTQYEESDSFACLMECGKKSELEEIAFVEFSLCDIMNNQ